The sequence CAGCAATAAAGGAAGTGTACTATAAATGAATAAACAAGCATTAACGAGAAAGGTAAGAACATAAAACAATATCAGGTAAAATAAGATAATCACATTTTCCTGTTCATAGTAAAAAGGAAGTATTTTGttcacataaaaaaaaaattcaagataaAACCAAGTGCCCACCTTTGACCACAATAAgacattaattttttctttgaaaattagAGCTATTAATTAACTATCAGGAAAACCAATTCCGAAATTTTTTCAATGCTTTAGAGAAGAGCATTCTTTAGtaccaaaacaacaaaagtacAGCACCTCAGCCACACAATTGACATCAACAGGTAATTTAGTCCAAGTTCATTGTTATTTATAGGTGAAGTTGTAGAGCATACACAACTGGCTCCATGATCATTGTTGAACTACAGAACCAGGCTGCCAGGAAACATCTTTGAAAGTACTACCATGTCAATGTGTAGATAAAATGGCATATTGAGAcattttttctggccaaatgAAGAAAGTCAGGTTCAAGAACAGAACTTGCACACATTAGACATTGAGGATTTCATGATTGGTTAACAATCTAGTTTAAATACTTACCGTGTTTGTAGGTCAAGTGCACAGTAATTCAAAATTCCAGATTCGGCCTTCAACCCTGCATAAATTAATAAGTACTGCAATGTGCTGCAACTACAATCATTGAGTTCTTATGCTAACTGCTGTCAATTATTCAGTCTGACTCCACCACTGGTAAAAAGGGTCCACAATCATACCtgtaatttgaaattaaagaaGGAATAGCcttggttttaaaataaaacacgTCCATGTGGCAAACATAAGATAGCTATAGTAACTGGTGTAAATTAGTTTTCCATGTGCATTATCTTTCCTTAAAATACAGGTCTGATATCGGAACAAGAAACTTAACAGTTCCATATGAAAATTCAGCTGGAGGGCCTTGGGATAGTAACTGATCCAATCAATAAAACGTGGACATACAGAATTTCTTTCTAGGAGATATACAAGATTTCTAGGGAGACAATATAAATTGAGCGTATGAATTAATGTCTCTACAAACTTGATTGGAAGACTAATTATGAATAAGATTTACATCCACAATTTATTCAGTTTCCAATTTATAGCATCTGCAAATGGTTTAAAATTCAAAGCTCTGAAGTAAGCGATATCATCAATATTGAGATATTAACAGAAGTCGACTTTCATGACCACTGAAGGGGGAAAAAACTGCTACAAAGGAAAGTTTATCAGCTGGACTGAATGATTCTTAAATCTACCACAGTGTGGTTTAAATTTTACATAATGCATATCAAAGGCTTCCTGTCCTGAGATGCAGATAGCAGACCAGAAAAAAGTCACTCCACTTAAAACATGTACAAGGATTTTGACCAATTATAAGTCCTTGATTCAATTCTCATTTTTagtcttttcattttaaagaGTTGCGTGAAACATCATTAAAGGTTAGAATTGCTAGAAACATTAGGAACTTTAAGTACACGAAATTGCTCATCACAAGGCCGCATGTTCAAATATTCAGAAACATCACACAGAAAATGGCTCATAGACACATTTCAAGAACTTGCAGTCAGCAAGAAGTTAAATTGAAGGAAGATCAATTGTATTCATGGGTTACATAAACAGTAGAAAAATGATTGAAATGTATAAACTTCCATTTCACCAACTGCCAAAAGTAAAGTGGCCATCTTCTAGAACAAATAAATACTCTTTCTAACAATTTCTTACAGGGTTCTGTACATAAAGTTTTCTCTCATCTCCTAAATCTAATACTCAAACCAACAATTgcaacaacataaaaaataacaataataaacGAATGAACAACTAGAAggagaacaaaagaaaaattatgtatAAAGATCTCATCTTCTTACCTATATAACAGagtgaaaataagaaaactgcAAAAATGTGGAAACAGAATGAGATTTGtattctctttcttctctggGATCCCTAGTCTCGGTTACCGGTTCTGGGTAGGATTTGATTTGCTGGGCGGGGCCTTCCTGAAACTTGTCTCTACAGATTTCTTGGGATCTTCCATTGCTTTGCTGGGCTTGTTCGGATTTGCAGAAAATGAGACCACTGAAGCTAGCAATCTTCTGGGTTGATTTCTGTATCTCCCTGGAACTTGGGTCTCTTGGTGCAGTGACAGTGAAGAACATGTCACACTCACAGCGTGCATGAGAATCAAGGCAAAGAAGGCAAGCAAGATTCTCTGACTGGTTTTCATCGcgtggtttggtttgatttgatcTGATGAAAAGAAATCGAATGTGGGTAAAAAGATGAAAGGACAGGGATATGaagattttcttctttaatctCTAATAAAAGAAGGCAAAAAGCGGCAGTGCATGCTTTGTTATGCGTAATTTGGTTAACGAGTGTGGATGTAATGTAATATATAGATAACTAGTGTACAATGTacattctctccctctcctagGAACCTATATGCTGGTCAAGTACTTATTTTGGTGTATAAAAacaagaatttaaaattttttgttcAAGTCCAATTGATGAATACACTAATACATGAAACATTATAAgtcaaattacaaaaaaaaaacatagactTGCTCAGATGTTTTTGGTTCAAttgtaatttaaattttttggttcAAGTCCAATTGATGAATACACtaatacatgaaaaattataagtcgaattacaaaaaaaacatagactTGCTCAGATGTTTTTGGTTCATTTGTATTTACCTGAAGTCAGTGCAATTGTATAATGATCTTTTTTCTCAATATTAAAAGACATTCTAAGTTTCGGATCTCTCGGTCCTCGtatatcaaacaaaaaacaccaTGTGCTCACTGTGAATTTAATTTGCCATACATTGTAGGTGTTATGGGTTGGTTAGTTAATTAGCAAGCAGAAAAATCCTTGTGCCCATtcctttgttttgttgtgtAACAGGTTACAACTCGGAAGCAGCTGAATCATGTGATGCTAAGTTTAATTGTCATACTTCTATGACTTTTCTCTGCAAACTTgaatattttacaaaataatcTCATGTGACTTATCACATGAGACCAAATCAGACTCCTCATTTCTCTGTCCATCCTTTTGCTTTGTTTAATAACCGATCACTATTCTATATTAAGTGGTACAAAACAAACACAGCTAAACTTGGCTGGGTAAGCTTGCTTTCCAAACGTGAAATACCCTTTTAATCTTCTACGAAACCGTCACATATGCCAAGCTCCTGTATGAAGAACTAGCTCTGATGTGTGCCATCTCGAAAAGCAAGGTTTCTAACGAGGAACTTTAGCATACGCATAGTTATGTATAGCTTTCTTCTCATTGCATACATGTAAGAAAAAAGTTAAATACAACCGAACCGGCTCATGCAACGATTTTCAGGCTTCCATGCTTCAAAGAAGGCTCTCATTTTCAGACTTGCATtatatttgggtttttgttcATTTCCCATGAACCCACATGTTTTCTCCAGGTTGAGAAATGGGTTGAAAAGAGAACATGGATTTGAGCAGCAAGAAGATATTTAAATACCAAGTATGATTATCAACTTGGCCATCAAGCCATCACGCATGCTGATCATTTTCTAATACAGCATGATTTTCTCTATTAAATTATGTGATTCGGATCAATCCCACTGTGAGCTCTAATTAGTCCACTTGGGATCAGCAAGCTTTTTAATCTACACACAATTTATAAGAGTTGTGTGGTATTATTGAGCATGtgtcacatttttttttaattatcgtctttttttttccgtgGATGTCATGGTTGACGTCGACAGTTCACAATATGAACTCATCTCTATTGATAGAAGTCAATTGGTCAAGGAGATTAAAGAAGGAAATTATAGTTTTTGTACCACAAGATCTGGTCAAGGAACTCCTGAAAGTTGTATTTGCAAtaaattttgtgaaattttgttgAGAGGAGAGGATTTTTCATTTGGTTGATTCATAAGTACATGTGGATCAAAGAATCTTTCTGCAGAGAAAAGCATGTGGTCTATGTCAGCAGGACTATGATAGAACACAGTGCTCACACACCTGACCTCTTTGATTAAGAGATCAAATGATGTTACTGTGCGTAGACCGAACACAGAAGcagttttccttctttttaaaaaaaggcttattatcacaaaatatccctaaggtttatgaaactatcagattgcatccttaatgtttttttttgtcgttcatggtcctcaaggttagtatgcatgatcacaaatggtccctaccgttaagttccgtcaaaaactctgttagtttgctgatgtggcatatatgtatatcacaaaacatccttgaggttcacagacctatcacaaatggtccttatgaaattttttaattttttaaatttaaaattcataacatttttgttttctttttaaaattttatgaattataattattttaaaaaatatattaaattttaaatacatatgacactatattattgtagatgttggctccatatatatgccacatcaacaaactaatgaagtttttaaaaaataatttaaaattcataaaattttaaaatgaaaaaaaactaaaggtttagggttcataaatggtcctcaagattaaaatccttctataaatgattttttcatttataaataattttaaaaagaaaaccaaaattttatgaattttaaatttaaaaaaaaattatagggaccatttgtgataagtgtgtaaatctcagggatgttttgtgatatatatatgtatgccaagtcagcaaactaacagagtttttgacagaacctaacggcagggaccatttgtaattgcacatactaaccttgaggctcataagtgacacaaaaaaacattaaggatgcaatctgatagtttcgtaaaccttagggacgttttgtgataataagcctaaaaaaaataaaaataaaaatggaaaaaagcaAATTTATATCATATTCCTGTTAGCAATTTTACAGAAGCAAGCTACTGTCCTATGTTTTACAGAAAAATGTTAGGAGAGCAGTATACCAGCTTAATTTCCAAAGAACCCTTTAGAAATGTGTTTTTCTTGTATGACCCGCCCACAATGCTTTTGTTGTGTTTTCTTTACATTTTTGGCAACTTTTGCAGGTTTTCAGTCCCATTTAGGAAAACCAATTTTAGAACTGGATTCATCCAATATACATAGGTAGGATTTCTAAACTGGATTGAACTATATAGAATCACCAGTTTTCCACATTACATTACTTATCATACAAGATATACAAATTCAGCAATTTCCATCAATTGTTCTgacaaataaaatgaatgaaagagCGTAAGGCTTACATCGTTTATTCGTTTGGCATACAATTGTTATCTCATTCGGTTTCCCCATTGTCTGAAAATATTGAGGCAGCATCCTTCCATACAAGATTACTATAACCAAATTGTCTagcaaaacaagaaatcaaCTGGTCCTGAATTACTTCTTCTGTAGGAAGCACCAAGTCTGTCTCCCTTCTCAATGATGTAACTTCTTTATCTGCAATGCCACAAGGTACGATATGCTTAAAATAGTCCAAATCTGGATCAATGTTAAATGCCAATCCATGAGAAGTGATTCCATATGAAATCCGTACACCAATTGCACCAATTTTTCTGTCTCCAACCCAAACCCCCGTTTCACATTTTTTTCCAGGACAAGCTTTCACACCATACAGAGACGCCAATTCAATCATGGTTGACTCAAGATTCTCCACGTATTTACGAGCACCAAGCCCAATATCCCGAAGAGAAATAATGGGATATAAGATGGCTTGATGTGGACCATGAAATGTAATGTCTCCTCCTCTTTGTGTGTAGTGCAGTTCAGCTCCTATTCTTTTAAGTTCAGACTCGGGAATCAACAGATTGTGATCAGTTCGCCGTTTGCCAAGGGTGTACGTAGGTGGATGTTGCAGGGACAGGAGAGTATCTGGAATCTTATGAATTTTTCTATTGGAGGCCAGCTTTTCCTGCAGCTTAAGTGCATCCAGATAGCTGATAGCGCCCATTTTCAAGACCGAGAGATTTCTTGGAACTCTCATTCTCTGTAAACCACAGTACAACtaattatgtatttttctcGTCACATAGAATTAACACAACACATCGTGTTCAGCCTTCATATCATACGATGTCTACAGCCTTTTATAAACTATAAAGAAATGATTAGCAAGTTACAAATTCATCGATAAAAAAATCCATGAGAAGGGTGGAGGTCACTTGATTCCAAGTCACAAATTTTACAGTTAAAGCATGATATAAGTTGAAcagaatttcaatttcaaggtATGAATTGATAAAGCATGATATAAGTTGCCCaaagaaaactgaaaagaGAATAACTTTACAGTATATTGAAGACACAGTATATCAATTTGATCTGCACATTGTAATATACTGGAGAATTAAATGTGAATTTCTTGAATTCTTGAAGATATGGGCAAgcagagaaacaaaaaaataaccTCTACCACCGCAGCTACAACTTGTATTCTCTTGGTTTCTTGAGATTACAAGTTATACCatttaaaaatcaaacataTGCTCTCTAAACAGACAGACCAAAGTTTGTTTCTTGGGCATGCCATGGCAGCTCTGTTAGGATAGGGCTACAATCAAAATGGAAATTGGCATACAGACCCACTGAGCTTCAAAGACTATCATGTAAGCATTTGACCAAACAGTTAATGGGCATCAAATGTTAAGCATGAATTCACAGATTCAAACAAGCCAAATGACAAAAGATACACTGCTAAtggaaaccaaaaaaaaaaacaaaaaaacagtcATCAAATGTTAATCGTGGATTCAAACCACCAAAAGGTTCAAAAATAAGCTACTGATAATACCACATTTCcgggaaagaaaacaaatttacaaaataaagAGTCTTAAGAAAGCAGAACCAGTGACTGTTTACCCGTAGAAACCAAACCACcgaagatgagagagagagagagagagagagagagagagagagagagagatggtttTGTCCAATCTTAATCTTTTACGGTTGAACGCACCGTTTCGGCTCTCCACTCgtttcccttctctctcccctAAACGAATCGCCAAGCATTTGGTTCGTTTGAATCGGCATAATCCTGTTCACAGCTGCAAACTGAAACCTTATTTGCTTAAGATAAATTTTCACCCAATCATgtagggtttttttaaaaataatttgaaccCCTATATTGGGCATAATAGTATAgctccctaaattaaattcaacattTTGCATCAGATAAAAGACTGGATTGGGGAAGTTTTTATCCTTGCACAAAGCACTTTGTAGCGTTCCGCAAAGCATTTGAACTTGTAATAAACATTTTGACATGTTTCTAAACGACTTTCAACAAATGCGCAACACTTTTTAGTGGAAGTAGCACTATCgttttttatacaaatgacATTAAGAAAGGGGTTAAGAAATGGGGAATCAAATTTAGGACTTTTATACATGGATAATTGCTCCtaatcacttgagctacaagtcACTTGCAAAGAAGTAGCACTATAACCATGTTGCACACATACAATGATGCAATCAATGACATAGACAGCTTGAACCAATCAATGACAGAATCATAGCCCATCTTTCTGCAACATATACAAAATGTGCAACCATCCTCCATGACATGTCCTCTTCTTTGCCAGCAGGAGCagaaaaatttgtataaaacgGAAATAGCATTGTTTTGCTATCCCCGGCCAATTACAGTCATCCaggtgaaaaaattatcatgaGTGACATATCGTGATTGGCCggaaatagcaaaatagtgatATTTCCATTTCATGTAAGTGTTTCTCCTGCATGAGACATACTTCAAGACAGCACGCATCAACCCTTTCTTTAAGTTGCCGTTTCTATAATGAATTTCTTTAAGCTGTTTTCAATTGAATAGAAAACAACAATCATACAACATTGCCACTTTATTTCATTGtcagaggaaaaagaaaagagaaaaaagaaaaaactgaatttGACTATTATATACGACAACTTACTATGCCCAAAGACAAACTGTCAAGGAAACAAAAATCTCTTTTTGCCATCTATATAACATTATGTTTGTTTGCATAAACAAATCATGAAGAGCAAGAAAGCATGCAAACTCCAGGCCTATAAGCCCACGCTGGGGGCAAGCGAGCATATTTTTCCATTCCCGGTTGCTCATCATATGGCCGTTCCATTACTTTAAGCACCCTCTGAACCTCTCCAAAATCACCTTGTTCGGCTGCATCAATGGCACTCTGGCATAAATAGTTTCTGAGAATATACTTAGGGTTCACTGCATTCATTGATGCCTTCCTTTCCTCATCTGGGATGCCGCTAGCAGCCAGCTGCACAAGCAAAAGACATCATGtgagaaaattaaatacaacAGAATCTTTGCTTTTGACAGGACATGAAGCAACTGAATCAGTTTTAATTCTTCGAGTGAAGTGGGAATCAAAATGATAAACTTTTCGAAGATAGGAGTCATATGAAAACCAGAGCTCAACGTACCTCCTCTATGTAGATTTTCACCCAGCTGATCCATGCCTCCTTCCGCTCCTGCCCAATATCTAATAGAACGGCCTTTAGTGGGTTCAACAACTCCTCTTCTGGAATGCTGGGATCAGCTTTGATATTGGATAGCAACCGGAAAAAATTTGTGTAATCCACTTTGTCGACAGCCatattatttaaaagtttACTGATCAGCTGTTTGATGTACTTGGGAAGACCAAGTTTCTTGGTCATTATAGCTTGATAGTCATCCATGAATCTGGTTCCATATCTGTAACAAATCCACACAAAAAGAGGTTCAATTAACTGCCACTGGAAGATACAATTTAATTAGGAGAAGGGTGTATGAATCACAACTACCTTTCCATTGCATAATTTGCTTCCTTATCATCTATCAACTGGGCAGCTGACAGAGTTCTAGTGAATTGTGCAATATTCCATAAGCCAATATCAGGCTGATTTGCAAAACAATACCTCCTCCCAGGAAGATCCGTGGTATTCGGAGTGTAACTTGGATCAAATGCATCCAGAAAACCAAAAGGACCGTAATCAATGGTAAGACCCAAAATGCTCATATTGTCAGTGTTCAACACACCATGAGTAAAACCAACCCCCTGCCATTTGGCAACCAAGGAAGCAGTGCGCTCAGCAACCTCTACTGCCCAAGCTGTTAAAAACCCAATCATGGGAGTAAAAGCACAGAAAAACAGTTAATTAAGTATGCCTGAATGAAACCTTTCTATCATAGACTCTTTTGGAGTAGCAGTAAGAGTAAAGAGATAATACCAAGTTCGGCATAAAGGAAGATTGCCAATCTCAATATTAGTAATGACATTGGACACAAAAAGTATGCCTGAATCAAgtcctttcttttgttttctttttctttattttgtgataCGTAATGACTTCTGCAGttctattaaaataataagagGGTTCCTGAATAATCTGGTGCAACATGTACCACAGTATCAACACCAGACACCTTATTTGACTGGCATAcatgaagaaaatatatagatgcaactttGGAACGAGATATTGCATCCCtaataaaattagtttttaacagaagatgaagaagcCAGTAGCATCTTAATTAGTCCGAAGTGCACATTACACACAAGAGAGAAGCCCATCTTAACTACTTTCCATGCCCAATATGGGAGGTCACCACACTACTAACTCAGCTAGGAACACAAAACTGCAGTACCAGGTAGCACTCTGCAACTGTTTACTGGGTGTACTAAACAGGTATCTGAATCCTAAATCAATCCAAATTGTCTTTctacagaagaaaaaaagagaactcATATAATTGCCATGGGATAAGACAACAGGCATACATGAAGAAGATGTATGACTTTAAATCAATCCAAATGGTTTTTctagcaaagaaaaataaaaagtgaacTCCTATAATGTCCATGGGATAAGACCATATGAAAGCGTACAAGATGAGAAATTTATGGCTAGTTAACTTAGACTGCACTTGTTGATTGAACTTCCGATTCATTTAGCTTCCACAATATGACAAAATGTATCCCAAGTCTTAATGAACATTATTTAAGCCACCATCAGCAACACATTTTGCTCTAAAAGGATAAATGAGTACCTGCATACTTGTTAGATGTCAGATCAACAATGGAATGTTCTTCGTTTCCTGTGTTGAAAGATAAACTCTCACTTCTACTCATGTTCTCTATGTGAGGAAAGTGATGCCTAATGGCATAGTCTGCAAGAGTACGAACAATTGCGAGGTCCTCTTTTTCTCTGGAGGCATGTATTTGGTATGATCCAAAACGCAGAAAGGATGGAGAAACCCTGCAAACAATTGCACCAGGTTCCTCTTTCGGATTGCCACTGCAAATGAAGAAataaacaatttatttttaacaagaaaatatgaaaaacataTATTCCTATAattaatgataagaaaattTAGGAGGTCCAAACACCATGATTACAGTCTCAGTAAGCAACATACATCCTGGTAAAGTTCAATTCCTTTCAGGATGAACaatatattgatattttagcATAAGACCCAACCAAGAATGTAAAGatagttgaaaaataaaacaaagagaaatgaTCTTAATAAGGGAACAAAAGGAATTATCAATACATGAAACCTTGAACTTATGCACTAGcttcaaaaacaagaaattcatAGTTACGATATATATCTTAGAGATATCTAGGACAATACTGTTAgctaagaaaattaattagagTTCTGCTGAACATACTCATAGAACATGTCGCGTGTGACAAGTTTTCCTGTTGTCACAAGACAGAGAGCTCGAGTTGTTGGAATTCCAAGATTATGCATCGCTTCACTGCAAAGGAATTCCCGAATGCTACTACGAAGCACAGCAAGGCCATCTGCAAACCGACTGTAAGGAGTCTTCCCAGCACCTTTAAGCTGCAGTTCCCACCTTTCAGATTTAGAATTAAGAACCTCCCCAAGAGT comes from Prunus dulcis chromosome 6, ALMONDv2, whole genome shotgun sequence and encodes:
- the LOC117632550 gene encoding octanoyltransferase LIP2, mitochondrial-like, which gives rise to MRVPRNLSVLKMGAISYLDALKLQEKLASNRKIHKIPDTLLSLQHPPTYTLGKRRTDHNLLIPESELKRIGAELHYTQRGGDITFHGPHQAILYPIISLRDIGLGARKYVENLESTMIELASLYGVKACPGKKCETGVWVGDRKIGAIGVRISYGITSHGLAFNIDPDLDYFKHIVPCGIADKEVTSLRRETDLVLPTEEVIQDQLISCFARQFGYSNLVWKDAASIFSDNGETE
- the LOC117631107 gene encoding protein adenylyltransferase SelO-like, which gives rise to MQILSHFSSKASLSLLPLPRLSLSTALYFRRRPSKFQFCPSKHFQFPRLPLLVCNLSSGTSQQVPMDSPPSEATLSVDSLTHDLQNQKLTSDGHDQMNNKSENNGVNNTHAVRLKLEDLNWDNSFVRELPGDPRTDTIPREVLHACYTKVSPSAEVENPQLVAWSESVSKLLELDPEEFGRPDFPLLFSGASPLVGSLPYAQCYGGHQFGMWAGQLGDGRAITLGEVLNSKSERWELQLKGAGKTPYSRFADGLAVLRSSIREFLCSEAMHNLGIPTTRALCLVTTGKLVTRDMFYDGNPKEEPGAIVCRVSPSFLRFGSYQIHASREKEDLAIVRTLADYAIRHHFPHIENMSRSESLSFNTGNEEHSIVDLTSNKYAAWAVEVAERTASLVAKWQGVGFTHGVLNTDNMSILGLTIDYGPFGFLDAFDPSYTPNTTDLPGRRYCFANQPDIGLWNIAQFTRTLSAAQLIDDKEANYAMERYGTRFMDDYQAIMTKKLGLPKYIKQLISKLLNNMAVDKVDYTNFFRLLSNIKADPSIPEEELLNPLKAVLLDIGQERKEAWISWVKIYIEELAASGIPDEERKASMNAVNPKYILRNYLCQSAIDAAEQGDFGEVQRVLKVMERPYDEQPGMEKYARLPPAWAYRPGVCMLSCSS